Genomic segment of Desulfobacterales bacterium:
AACCACTTAAAAAAAATCCTTTATATAGCGGAATGGATAGCACTTTTATGAAGATGATGTACATTACCAGCATGGTTCCCAATGGCAGACTCAGGGATAATTTCCACCCTTGTGCATATCTGAATTTCAGGAAAATAAAAATAAACAGAGGCAGGCCCACCATGATGCCCGCCAGCATAATCAACATCACTGCGACACCCAGCCATAAAAATATTTCGAGTTCCTTACGGCTTCTTTCGGCATCGTCCGATTCGATATTCTTCTTAGCCTTCCGGCCCCTACTTGAAATATTTTCTGCATCAAGGCCGCCCAATTCTGAATATTTCCTTGATAGGTTCGGAAAAAAATCCAGCAGCGCTTGAAATCCCGTAAGCAGAACCATCGGAATCCCGACTATCAGGGGGAAAATTCTAGGCGTTCGGCTGTAGTTCATTCCGATCAGGACATAGCCGACTGTTATGATGAATAAAAAAATATTTAATAACCTTCCGCCGTATTTCATGGTCAATTACCTCGTTTTCATCTTTCGGAATAAGACCGGCGCGATCATGGTCAACATAATGATAATAATCAATATCATACAGATCGGGCGCATAAAAAATAACCACCCATAGAGTTTGATGGACATATGCAGGTATCTCTCAACGATGGTTCCAAGAACGATTCCGATGATCAGCGGCGCCCGGGAATAACCGTTTCTTTTCAACATATAACCCAGAAATCCAAATCCCACCGCCAGAAAAATATTTTCAATCTCATTGCCGTCCACATACGAACCGACCAGACAAACCGTGGTGATCATGGGCACCAGGATATACACCGGCAGAAATGTAAGCCGGGCAATGGGGCCGCAAAACGCCAGGCCGATGAGGGTGGTCAGCACATTTGAAATCGCCAGGACACTTGCCAGGGCAAAGGTATAATTCAGCTTAGTGGTCAGCATTTCAGGACCGGGCACCAAGCCCAGCATAACAAAAACGCCGAGCAGGATAGCCATGCCGGCGCTACCGGGGATCCCAAAGGCAACCGTTGGAATCAAAGCGCCGCCTTCTTTTGAATTGTTGGCGCTTTCCGGCGCCAGGATGCCGTCTACCGCACCCTGGCCGAACATGTCTTTTTCTTTCGAAGTCTTGGCGGCAAGACCGTAAGCTGCCAGGTTGGAAACCGTCCCTCCCAAGCCCGGTACAATCCCGATCAGTGTTCCCAGTGCACTGCACTGCAACAGCACCGGCCAGTGACTAACAGTATCTTTGATTCCCTGCCAGATCAGGCGCCATTGTGAATCGCCCATTTCCACATCTGAAATGCTTGAACCCTTTGCCATGAGCATGGCAAGCTCGGGAAAGGCAAAAAGTCCCACAACAACCGGAATTAACGGAACACCATCCCAGAGGACCAGTTGCCCGAAAGTATAACGGGGAATGCTGGTGATGGGATCAAGTCCCACAAGGGACAGCATCAATCCCAGCCCCCCCGCAATTAACGCTTTAATGAGTGAGCCTCCTCCTAAAACGACAATAAAGGCAAGTCCCACAAATGCCATAATAAAATATTCCGGAGAAGACAGCGCCATGAGCAGGATTCGCATAACCGGAATCGATGCCACCAGTACCACGAAACCAAAGAGGCCGCCAACGGCGGAGCTGGTGGCGGCGATGCTCAGTGCCCGGGCGGCCTCTCCTCTTTTGGCCATCGGGTACCCGTCCCAGCAGGTAGCGATGGCCTGTCCGGTTCCCGGTGTATTGATAAGAATGGCGCTGATGGAACCGCCATATTCGACGGCAACGTGTGCGCCTAACAACAGACTCATGGCCGTTGCTGGATTCATACCGATAACAAACGGAATTAAGACAGCCAGGGAGGTCTGCCCTGAAAGACCGGGTATGGAGCCAAAAACAATTCCGACCAATATTCCCATAGTCATAAACAGCATGTTTTTCATGGTGAGTATCATCATCAGCCCGTCAAAGGCAGCATCTATCATGAACCCTCTCCTTTACATCGCCTAAACGGTTTCCAGTCCCAACCGCAAGAGGTATAGATATGGTATATTATTTTGATATTTTGCGTAATTCACGTACTTTTGGCGCAAGTAACCCTTCTGTTGAAAAGATGTCATTTACCAATTTTTCCAGCTTTTCCCCGCCCAAATAATTTATAGTCCGCTTATTTTTTTCAAGCATTTTTTGAAAATCGGGATCATTGACCGTTTTTTGATAGGCCTCCCGGAGAACAGCCAGTCGCTCCGCCGGAACACCCGGCGGCGCAAAAATAACCCGGTCAATCTCAAATGAATAGGATAGCGCTTTTGCGATATCCTTTGCTTCTTGAGATGTTGCAAGTTCCAGGGCCGTCGGCACATCCGGCATTTCAGGGCTGCGGGTATCTCCCACAACCATAATCGGCTTCAAATCTCCTGATTTGAATAAAGGCAGGATGGAACCGACGCTGACCTGAACCCCGTCGACCTCACCCTTGACAGCGGCAAGATTTGCCTCGCGGGAACCGGTATAGCCCGTCACCGGATCAATTTCCAGTCCCAATAATTTTCCCATTATTAGAGAAGCAAAATAGTCATCGCTGCCGACACCTGAAAAACCGAGTGTTATCGCCCTGCCGGCATTTTTTAAATCGTCAAGACTCTTAAAGGGTTTTGTACCACTTGTAGCCATAACATGTTCTTCAAATGCGACTCTTCCGACCCAGGTCAGTTTGGAAATATCGTATTTAACCCCCTCGATCCCGCTCCACTGGGCAAACAACATCCCCGAGCCGGTCGTAAGGCAGATCGTCCGACCGTCAGGCTTTGAAGCCCACAATTGATTGCGTCCCCTGAGGCCACCGGCGCCGGTCACATTGTTGATGACCACGTTTATTCCCGGGATGTGTTTTTTAAAATACGGCGCGAACATCCGGGCATAGGTATCAAATCCACCGCCGGGACCGTGGGGAACGATTATTTCAACGGTCTTGCCATTGAAAAACGCATAATCCGGGGCTGCTGCCAATGCAGCCGCCACACTAAAAACAACCCATACAAAAATGAGTGCCGATATACCAGTGATTCGCTTTTTCATTGTCCCTCCTTCTTAAAAATAAGTATAGCTCCGTCCAATATAGGCACCGAGACCTTTGTAAAAAATCATTTTGCTCATTTGTAGTGCCGGGCTTAAAATTTAATCTCAAACTATCGGCCCAGAATTAAAATAAAAAGATACCCCTTATACAAAAACACATTCAATAAAACTTCAAACCCGAAATGCATGACAACCGCGATGCCTGCGGCTGAAAGCAGTGAAAAACGCCAGCCGGCCATGGCCCGATATTTAAGAAAAATCCCGACCAGTAGCGAGAGCGACAATAAAAAGCCAAATAAAAAAATAGTCCCGCTGAAAAGGAGGACCCAAAGAAACATCTCCTGAACAGACAGGGCCCCAACGGTCCGGGCGGCATCTTTTTCGCTGTCGTCTTTTTTTTCAGACAAACCGGTTTTTTTTTGTTTGATTAAATCGGCGCTGAAGAACTCTCTTTTTTTGTTTAGAAATGAAAATTTGGCTGCAAATCTCGGCAAGCTGCTGATTAACTGCAAACCGATAAAAATCATCCCGGCGATGCCGACCATGAGCGGAACCAGACGGGCCGTTGGACTGTATGGCAGGCTCAGCGCCACAAACCCGGCAATAATCAG
This window contains:
- a CDS encoding tripartite tricarboxylate transporter permease, producing MIDAAFDGLMMILTMKNMLFMTMGILVGIVFGSIPGLSGQTSLAVLIPFVIGMNPATAMSLLLGAHVAVEYGGSISAILINTPGTGQAIATCWDGYPMAKRGEAARALSIAATSSAVGGLFGFVVLVASIPVMRILLMALSSPEYFIMAFVGLAFIVVLGGGSLIKALIAGGLGLMLSLVGLDPITSIPRYTFGQLVLWDGVPLIPVVVGLFAFPELAMLMAKGSSISDVEMGDSQWRLIWQGIKDTVSHWPVLLQCSALGTLIGIVPGLGGTVSNLAAYGLAAKTSKEKDMFGQGAVDGILAPESANNSKEGGALIPTVAFGIPGSAGMAILLGVFVMLGLVPGPEMLTTKLNYTFALASVLAISNVLTTLIGLAFCGPIARLTFLPVYILVPMITTVCLVGSYVDGNEIENIFLAVGFGFLGYMLKRNGYSRAPLIIGIVLGTIVERYLHMSIKLYGWLFFMRPICMILIIIIMLTMIAPVLFRKMKTR
- a CDS encoding tripartite tricarboxylate transporter TctB family protein; the encoded protein is MKYGGRLLNIFLFIITVGYVLIGMNYSRTPRIFPLIVGIPMVLLTGFQALLDFFPNLSRKYSELGGLDAENISSRGRKAKKNIESDDAERSRKELEIFLWLGVAVMLIMLAGIMVGLPLFIFIFLKFRYAQGWKLSLSLPLGTMLVMYIIFIKVLSIPLYKGFFLSG
- a CDS encoding tripartite tricarboxylate transporter substrate binding protein, encoding MKKRITGISALIFVWVVFSVAAALAAAPDYAFFNGKTVEIIVPHGPGGGFDTYARMFAPYFKKHIPGINVVINNVTGAGGLRGRNQLWASKPDGRTICLTTGSGMLFAQWSGIEGVKYDISKLTWVGRVAFEEHVMATSGTKPFKSLDDLKNAGRAITLGFSGVGSDDYFASLIMGKLLGLEIDPVTGYTGSREANLAAVKGEVDGVQVSVGSILPLFKSGDLKPIMVVGDTRSPEMPDVPTALELATSQEAKDIAKALSYSFEIDRVIFAPPGVPAERLAVLREAYQKTVNDPDFQKMLEKNKRTINYLGGEKLEKLVNDIFSTEGLLAPKVRELRKISK
- a CDS encoding tripartite tricarboxylate transporter TctB family protein, with protein sequence MKNRGEFIFGCFILLIIAGFVALSLPYSPTARLVPLMVGIAGMIFIGLQLISSLPRFAAKFSFLNKKREFFSADLIKQKKTGLSEKKDDSEKDAARTVGALSVQEMFLWVLLFSGTIFLFGFLLSLSLLVGIFLKYRAMAGWRFSLLSAAGIAVVMHFGFEVLLNVFLYKGYLFILILGR